The following coding sequences lie in one Capsicum annuum cultivar UCD-10X-F1 chromosome 5, UCD10Xv1.1, whole genome shotgun sequence genomic window:
- the LOC107853696 gene encoding 60S ribosomal protein L6: MAAPKKSPRNPNLINGIGKFSRSKMYHKKGLWAIKKKNGGKLPIHPKKPSAAVAVNAAVVKPPKFYPSDDVAKPLINKHKPKPTKLRSTITPGTVLIILAGRFKGKRVVFLKQLVGSGLLLVTGPFKVNGVPLRRVNQAYVIATSTKVDVSGVNVEKIDDKYFAKQVEKKVKKGEGEFFEEKKEEKNVLPQEKKDEQKAVDTALLKAIEGVPELKAYLAARFSLKSGMKPHELVF; this comes from the exons ATGGCGGCGCCGAAGAAATCCCCTCGTAACCCTAACCTAATCAACGGCATCGGAAAATTCTCCCGTTCAAAAATGTACCACAAAAAGGGCCTATGGGCAATCAAGAAGAAAAACGGCGGCAAACTCCCAATCCACCCTAAAAAACCCTCAGCCGCCGTCGCCGTCAACGCCGCCGTTGTAAAACCCCCAAAGTTCTACCCATCTGATGACGTGGCAAAACCTCTCATCAACAAACACAAGCCGAAACCCACGAAGCTCCGATCAACTATCACACCTGGAACAGTGTTGATTATCCTTGCTGGGAGgtttaagggaaaaagagtaGTGTTTTTGAAGCAACTTGTTGGTTCGGGACTGTTGCTTGTTACGGGTCCATTTAAGGTTAATGGGGTTCCATTGAGGAGAGTTAATCAGGCTTATGTAATTGCTACATCGACGAAAGTTGATGTGAGTGGGGTTAATGTGGAGAAGATTGATGATAAGTATTTCGCGAAGCAAGTggagaagaaggtgaagaagGGAGAAGGAGAGTtttttgaagagaagaaagag GAGAAGAATGTGCTTCCGCAAGAAAAGAAAGACGAGCAGAAAGCTGTGGACACAGCATTGCTCAAGGCCATCGAAGGAGTTCCTGAATTGAAGGCTTATTTGGCTGCAAGGTTTTCACTCAAGTCGGGGATGAAACCACACGAGCTTGTCTTTTAA
- the LOC107853679 gene encoding uncharacterized protein LOC107853679 has product MDFKRRLMSRLRDRGFDVGICKSKWERNGHVPCGNYEYIDVNMIENRYIIEINLAREFEIAWPTTCYTSLLEIFPSIYAGKVDELKQVLRIMSRAMRKSMKKMDIHVPPWRQIGYMQTKWFDSYKRTINNKELFEEDDFF; this is encoded by the exons ATGGATTTTAAACGGAGGTTGATGAGTCGATTGCGAGATAGAGGTTTTGATGTTG GTATATGCAAATCAAAATGGGAGAGAAATGGCCATGTTCCATGTGGAAATTATGAGTATATCGACGTTAACATGATCGAAAATCGATACATAATCGAAATAAATCTTGCTAGAGAATTTGAAATTGCATGGCCAACAACATGTTACACATCATTGTTGGAGATTTTTCCATCAATATATGCAGGAAAAGTTGATGAATTGAAgcaagttttgagaattatgaGTAGAGCTATGAggaaatcaatgaagaaaatgGATATTCATGTACCACCATGGAGACAAATTGGTTACATGCAAACTAAATGGTTTGATTCTTATAAAAGAACAATTAATaataaagagttgttcgaggaggACGATTTCTTCTAA